The sequence CTGAATGTGTCCAAAGCTGGAGAGTTATCTTACTTGGCTTTCGATAAGAGCCTGATCGCCGGTTCGCATTATGTGATTGCGGATGAGGGCGGTCATCATCTCGCTAAAGATCAACTGCAAAAACTGGCGGAACGCTTTATCGAGAAAGGTTCTTCATCTTTAAATCAAGCCGAATACCCGTTTAATGGCTTAATGTTCAATCAAGCCAAAAAAGAACTTCTGTTGATGACCGATTTTCTGGGGCTCACTCATCTTTATTACGCTCAAATACCCGGTGGTCTCGTTTTCGGATCAACGGCTGATGCGGTAATTGCTCACCCCATGGTGAGTGATGAAGTATCTCAACAGACGATCTATGATTACCTTTATTTCCATCACTGTCCCAGTCCCAATACAATTTACAAACAGGTTAAAAAATTAGAGGGCGGGCAACTCCTGGTTTTTAAAGAGGGCAAGGTGACACTCAGTTATTACTGGGTGCCGGAGTTTTCAGAAAACCGGCGAGTTTCGAATGAAGAAGCCGGCAAGATTTTAAAAGAAAAACTGATTGATGCGGTTAGACAGGCGGCGGTAGGGTCCGATCAAACCGGGGCCTTTTTAAGCGGCGGGTTGGACAGTTCCAGTGTCGCCGGCGCCTTATCGGAAGTTTATCCGGGGCAGGCCAGAACCTATACGATGGGCTTTCCTGTAGAGGGTTACGATGAAATCGAATATGCACGCATCGCCGTAGATCGATTCAAGACCCGTTCCAATGAATATTATCTGACTCCCGAAGACACAGTTGCGGCTATCCCTAAAATTGCAGCTTATTATGATGAACCCTTCGGTAACTCATCCGCATTGGCTGCTTATTATTGCGCCAAAATGGCAAAAGATAGCGGAATAAATGTCATGTTGGCCGGAGATGGTGGTGATGAATTGTTTGCAGGTAATGAGCGTTATGCAAAACAGTTACTTTTCGATAAATATTACCAAATTCCAGGTTTGGCAAGAATCTTACTTAAGTCAGGTTTAACGCATGCGCCACAGATTTTATTGAAGAATAAAATCATCTTTAAAGCCAAGCGTTATGTTGAACAAGCCGAGATACCCTTACCCGATCGCCTGCAGGATTATAATTTCATGAACCGGCATTCGGCGCATGACATATTCAATGCCGACTTTTTAGATGCTATTGATGTCAATTCACCGATAAAAAGCTTGCGCGATTGTTATAACCGGCCTGCCAAGGCTGGCGCGTTAAACCGTATGCTTTATATGGACTGGAAAACGACTTTACATGATAACGATCTGGTTAAAGTCAATAAGATGTGCGAAATGGCGGGGGTTGAAGTTCGCTATCCATTATTGGATAAATCTATTATCGATTTGTCGTGTCAAATACCCTCATCCGACAAACTCAAAGGACAGCAATTGAGATGGTTTTATAAAGAAGCCATGCGCAATTATTTGCCTGATCAAATTATCAATAAATCAAAGCATGGCTTCGGTCTTCCTTTCGGCATTTGGTTAAAAGACCATCAACCCTTGAAAGAGCTGGCTTATGACAGCATCAACGCGCTAAAAAAAAGAGACTATCTGCGCAGTGATTTTCTTGATCATGCCATAAAGATGCATCAAAGCGTCCATGCCGCGTATTACGGTGAATTGATTTGGATTTTGATGATGTTGGAGCAGTGGTTTCAAGCGAAAAAACGATAGTGGGGAACGTGCGAGAAAGTAGTTTAGCCGAAGCACTATTTTTTGTAAGCATTCAGTTACTGTTGGCAGATGACATAATTCAGGCGTAATTTTTAGCCTCCCCCTTTGAAAAAGGGGGATTGAGGGGGATTTTTTTAAAAAATATCCCCTAACCCCTCTTTGAGAAAGAGGGGGACTGTACGCTTACATTTTTTTGTATAAAAAACACTGCCGGGAGTTTTTTTAAGTGTTAAGAGCGAAGCCTTCAAATATAAGTGAAGAAGATTATTTACAGGGCGAATTAACCAGCGAAGTAAAGCATGAACTTATCGAGGGTTCTGTTTTTGCGATGACAGGTGCGTCTGCCAATCACGAGCGAATTTGCTTAAATATTTCGAGAAAATTTGGAAATCATTTGGAAGGCTCACCTTACGAACCTTTTGGTTCGGATATGAAAGTAAAAACAGGTTCTAATTACTTTTATCCTGATGTCATCGTGGATTGTAATTTTGATGAAGCGCAACCTTACTATACTGAAACACCCATTATTATTGTTGAAGTAGTATCAAAAACAACCCGTAAAACAGATGAAACAATTAAGTTGATGTCCTATTTCAACATTCCGAGTTTGCAGGAATATGTATTAATCGAGCAGGATTATGTGGATATTCAGATCATAAGACGAAGCGATGCCTGGCTGCCAAAACATTATTTTTTAGGCGATCAGGTAACTTTTGAATCGATCAACTTAACGATACCGGTAGAGGCAATTTATTACCGTGTACACAATGAAGATATGCTCGAGTTTTTAAGCTAACGCATTTGCTGGTTAATAAGAAGTTTAAGCCCTGTAATGCGCATTTGTTATATTATAACAATAAAACTAGTTAATTTACTTAGGTTAGATAATGTTTTCGGTCAAATTTGAAAAATTTATATGGTGTCACCGGAGACTTATTTTAGTATTAGCGGTTATTTCAGGCTTACTACAGTAATAAAGAAAAATCAGAACATAAAGACCTGTTTTCTATCTATGATCCAATTAGTACATATAAGGTCTGAATTTCTATGTGGATTTGAGCTTAAGTAGATAATCTCCGGCAGAACAAATTAAATTAATAAACGGAATCGATGATGAGTGATAACTTTCAAGATAAACCCAACATTGGAAAAATTGCAGTACTTTTACCTTGTTACAACGAGGGGTTATCGATCCGAAAAGTGGTTGAGGATTTTCGAAAGGAACTCCCTGATGCAACAATTTATGTCTATGATAACCGTTCTTCTGACAACACTCAGGATGAGGCGCGAGCAGCAGGAGCAGTAGTAAGAACTGAGCAATGGCCAGGGAAAGGAAATGTTGTCAGGCGAATGTTTTCAGATATTGACGCCGATATCTACATCATGGCTGACGGGGATGGAACCTATGACTCTAGCGTTGCCCCAAAAATGATTCAATGCCTCATTAATGAAAATCTTGACATGGTTGTGGGTACGCGAAGAAATGTCTATCAAAATGCACACCGCATGGGTCACGGCTTAGGTAATCGTCTGTTTAACCGGATGTATAGAAGCCTTTTTGGCCGACTGTTCAATGACATTTTTTCGGGATATCGCGCATTTTCTCGTCGGTTTGTAAAGAGTTTTCCTGCCATATCCAGTGGCTTTGAAATAGAGACCGAAATGTCAGTCCACGCAAGTCAGCTTCGTATGCCAATCGCTGAGATTGCAACGGACTACGGCGCAAGACAAGAAGGTTCGGTCAGCAAGCTTCGGACATTTCGTGATGCCCTTAGAATTATGTTTACCTTTTTGATTTTATTTAAAGAAATTCGTCCTGCGCGTTTTTTTGGCGTGCTTGCTATCGGTTTATTTGTATTAGCAATAGCTCTGGCTTTACCGCTCTTATTCACCTACTTGGAAACAGGCTTGGTACCCAGGTTTCCAACGGCTATTTTGGCTACGGGCCTTGTTCTTATGGCGGGTATATTCACTATCAGTGGCTTAATACTTGATAGTGTCGCTCGAGGTCGTCTTGAGCAAAAGCGTATGTGGTATGTAGCCAACACAAATATTCAAAAATAAGAAGCTGCTAAACATGTTTATTCGCTTTATTCTGGTCGGGGGGATCGGTTTTTGCATCGATGCCGGCCTCACCTATCTTTTGATTCACCTGACAATTAAACCTTGGCTCGCTCGTGTTCCTGCCATATTACTTGCCATGATCTTCACTTGGCTCGCTAATAGGTACTTCACATATAAAGTTGATAAGGCCCGAACAGTTAGTGAAGCCATGAATTATTCAATAGTGGCGTTGATGATGGCTATTATTAACTACTTAATTTATTTATTACTTGTACGTTTCGGAATGTGGCCTCTAGCGGCTGTAACCTTGGCTACTGCTGGTCAGACTTTAATTAGTTTTCACGCTTATCGCCATTTTGTATTTAGTGTGGCCAAAATAAAAATGACGAGTGACTATTCACAACAGCCAGAGTCTATTAACCCAGAAACAAATGAATTAATTGTGAGTAAATCTTGGTACTACGACGTAGGTATTTTTCTTGCGGCGTTAGCAGTTTTGACTGGGGCAATGATCTCTCTTAACGCTCTAAACAGTGGGCTTTCTGGCAGTGACGAAGGATCTCATTTCCTCAATGGCTACTTAATATGGTCCTATTTGACTGAGGCATTTGGACAAAATCCATTGGCCTATGCTACAGACTTTTATATCCATTACCCTAAAATTTCAATCGGGCATTGGCCCCCGCTTTATTATGTATTTCTGGCTAGCTTCTTCTTTTTACTTCCTCATGCTACGTTCCCCTTCATGCTCGTCAATTTGTTTGTTGCAGCGCTTCCCGCCCTGCTGATTGCAAGGGTGGTAAGGCAAGCGCTTGGTTTGCCATGGGCAGCATTAGCCGCTTTCACATATGTGTTGATTCCCATCACCCTAAATAACACGGTATACCTGATGTTGGATCAGGCATTGACATGCTTATGCCTAATTGCTGCGCTCCAATGGAGTGCCTACGCAAAGGAACCCACATTGAAGCGAGGTTTGGCTTATGCAGCCATAACCGCTACCGCAATTCTGGTCAAAGGGAACGGCTGGTTGTTGGGTGTGTTTCCATTTTTTCATATCGCATTGACTGGAAATTGGCGGATACTTTTTAATTGGAGAACCTATGTGGCAGGAACTCTGGCATTATCAATTGTTGGTGTCTGGACAGTAGTCACGTTCAAAATATCTAGTGATGGATTCAACTACGCTTGGGGTCTTGATTATTTTATTTTGGCGACCTCGACTTTTCTGTTAGCCCTTTATTCAAATTTGGGGCTTGTTGGAGTAATTGCGGTATGTGTCGGCATTGCCGGGAGTCTGTCAGTCAAGGAACGGCCCGAATTATTAGAGATGGGAAGAACAGGGCTTGCTATGGTTCTTGCTACCCTCCTGTTTCATTCCATTGTGCCGGTCGATTTAGATCAGAGATATATGTCTTCAGCCATTCCCTTTTTAGCTATTTTTATGGCTATTGGCGTTTGGGTTTGCGTCCGGCGGTGGCAGATGGTTAATAGTCGGCCTTGGTCAGTATTAACGGTTGCAATAGCCATATTTAGCATTCCTGGATTATTATTTCTAGAAAGTCGTCCCGACAGATTTGATCTGCGCATGGATTTGGTGGCCGCTCAGTTAAATAAACAGTCTGGCAGTCGGGTTGTTGTCATAGACGGTAGCCCCGGTGCGGAGGGCGCATTGACGGCGGAAGTTGTGTTACGTGATCTGGGTCGTAAAAGCTATGTAGTCCGTAGTTCGCAGCTGTTGGCAAAATCAGATTTTATGGGCAATCGCTACACACTTCGGGTAAATACACCTGAAGCCGTATTGAGTTTGTTGGATGATATCTCAAGCAGCGCTGTAGTTGTCGCAGAAGGGCCATTTATTAAGCCTCATTTTGCCCATTCAGACTTAATATTGTCAGCTTTAAAGCATCCG comes from Methylicorpusculum oleiharenae and encodes:
- a CDS encoding glycosyltransferase; the encoded protein is MMSDNFQDKPNIGKIAVLLPCYNEGLSIRKVVEDFRKELPDATIYVYDNRSSDNTQDEARAAGAVVRTEQWPGKGNVVRRMFSDIDADIYIMADGDGTYDSSVAPKMIQCLINENLDMVVGTRRNVYQNAHRMGHGLGNRLFNRMYRSLFGRLFNDIFSGYRAFSRRFVKSFPAISSGFEIETEMSVHASQLRMPIAEIATDYGARQEGSVSKLRTFRDALRIMFTFLILFKEIRPARFFGVLAIGLFVLAIALALPLLFTYLETGLVPRFPTAILATGLVLMAGIFTISGLILDSVARGRLEQKRMWYVANTNIQK
- a CDS encoding GtrA family protein, with product MFIRFILVGGIGFCIDAGLTYLLIHLTIKPWLARVPAILLAMIFTWLANRYFTYKVDKARTVSEAMNYSIVALMMAIINYLIYLLLVRFGMWPLAAVTLATAGQTLISFHAYRHFVFSVAKIKMTSDYSQQPESINPETNELIVSKSWYYDVGIFLAALAVLTGAMISLNALNSGLSGSDEGSHFLNGYLIWSYLTEAFGQNPLAYATDFYIHYPKISIGHWPPLYYVFLASFFFLLPHATFPFMLVNLFVAALPALLIARVVRQALGLPWAALAAFTYVLIPITLNNTVYLMLDQALTCLCLIAALQWSAYAKEPTLKRGLAYAAITATAILVKGNGWLLGVFPFFHIALTGNWRILFNWRTYVAGTLALSIVGVWTVVTFKISSDGFNYAWGLDYFILATSTFLLALYSNLGLVGVIAVCVGIAGSLSVKERPELLEMGRTGLAMVLATLLFHSIVPVDLDQRYMSSAIPFLAIFMAIGVWVCVRRWQMVNSRPWSVLTVAIAIFSIPGLLFLESRPDRFDLRMDLVAAQLNKQSGSRVVVIDGSPGAEGALTAEVVLRDLGRKSYVVRSSQLLAKSDFMGNRYTLRVNTPEAVLSLLDDISSSAVVVAEGPFIKPHFAHSDLILSALKHPSSPYQLKQTYLHHQHNGKTHLYMRKTPIPLQLEAVKRVNFPEKAPG
- a CDS encoding asparagine synthetase B family protein — encoded protein: MGFIAGSFTDTPNQNQPEQWLQRIKQQAPQFFRDDLNVSKAGELSYLAFDKSLIAGSHYVIADEGGHHLAKDQLQKLAERFIEKGSSSLNQAEYPFNGLMFNQAKKELLLMTDFLGLTHLYYAQIPGGLVFGSTADAVIAHPMVSDEVSQQTIYDYLYFHHCPSPNTIYKQVKKLEGGQLLVFKEGKVTLSYYWVPEFSENRRVSNEEAGKILKEKLIDAVRQAAVGSDQTGAFLSGGLDSSSVAGALSEVYPGQARTYTMGFPVEGYDEIEYARIAVDRFKTRSNEYYLTPEDTVAAIPKIAAYYDEPFGNSSALAAYYCAKMAKDSGINVMLAGDGGDELFAGNERYAKQLLFDKYYQIPGLARILLKSGLTHAPQILLKNKIIFKAKRYVEQAEIPLPDRLQDYNFMNRHSAHDIFNADFLDAIDVNSPIKSLRDCYNRPAKAGALNRMLYMDWKTTLHDNDLVKVNKMCEMAGVEVRYPLLDKSIIDLSCQIPSSDKLKGQQLRWFYKEAMRNYLPDQIINKSKHGFGLPFGIWLKDHQPLKELAYDSINALKKRDYLRSDFLDHAIKMHQSVHAAYYGELIWILMMLEQWFQAKKR
- a CDS encoding Uma2 family endonuclease produces the protein MLRAKPSNISEEDYLQGELTSEVKHELIEGSVFAMTGASANHERICLNISRKFGNHLEGSPYEPFGSDMKVKTGSNYFYPDVIVDCNFDEAQPYYTETPIIIVEVVSKTTRKTDETIKLMSYFNIPSLQEYVLIEQDYVDIQIIRRSDAWLPKHYFLGDQVTFESINLTIPVEAIYYRVHNEDMLEFLS